From Rhizobium favelukesii, the proteins below share one genomic window:
- a CDS encoding GlsB/YeaQ/YmgE family stress response membrane protein, with product MEGVGWIAAIIIGGFAGWLAGKLMEARYGILLNIVLGIVGSVIATAILAQFHIEVAGGRLGYFVTGFLGACLLIFVARLVRR from the coding sequence ATGGAAGGCGTAGGCTGGATTGCGGCAATCATCATCGGCGGTTTTGCAGGCTGGCTCGCGGGCAAGCTGATGGAGGCGCGCTACGGGATATTGCTCAACATCGTGCTCGGGATTGTCGGCTCCGTGATCGCAACTGCGATTTTGGCGCAATTTCATATAGAGGTGGCTGGCGGCAGGCTCGGCTACTTCGTCACGGGTTTTCTTGGTGCCTGCTTGCTGATATTCGTCGCGCGGCTCGTCCGCCGATAG
- a CDS encoding GlsB/YeaQ/YmgE family stress response membrane protein yields the protein MSMGTQALLIFLLIGLLAGFLASLVVGGGGLIRCLLSGIIGAFVGGFLFNALGISLGIDNALVVQIIHATVGAIIVVLIARAIA from the coding sequence ATGTCTATGGGTACGCAGGCACTGCTCATCTTTCTGCTCATCGGTCTGCTTGCGGGCTTCCTCGCAAGCCTGGTCGTCGGTGGAGGTGGATTGATACGATGCCTGCTGAGCGGCATCATCGGCGCGTTTGTTGGAGGCTTTCTCTTCAACGCGCTCGGAATATCGCTCGGGATCGATAATGCGCTTGTGGTGCAGATCATTCACGCAACGGTCGGGGCCATCATCGTGGTGCTGATCGCGAGGGCGATAGCGTAA